One window of the Perca fluviatilis chromosome 5, GENO_Pfluv_1.0, whole genome shotgun sequence genome contains the following:
- the LOC120558793 gene encoding uncharacterized protein LOC120558793 isoform X3, producing MNVCQSLICFFFLTPTSPLRPSSPSVPSASTLMTSQSLSSTPSSASTLMTSQSLSSTPSSASPEAREQPRQKHTAPAAPAAPGALLYVGLTLVLLLITLSVALLIFCRKRARKPKEPPLETEYSNVTKANRVYEEIREDRQSTSPPVEVSTVYTYAKYTKPDGVETTEEYSLVTAPTSQKKTEDDRSDLTYSELDLPNGTAASLHSAPCGDADNVVYSVPRVEASSAGSHAQDASPPLYSTVTLHQL from the exons ATGAACGTCTGTCAGTCTCTGAtctgcttcttcttcctca CTCCAACCTCTCCTCTCAGACCTTCTTCACCATCAGTCCCATCAGCCTCCacactgatgacatcacagagTTTAAGCTCCACACCTTCATCAGCCTCCacactgatgacatcacagagTTTAAGCTCCACACCTTCATCAGCCTCCCCTGAAGCCAGAGAGCAGCCtcgacagaaacacacagcacCAGCTGCACCTGCAGCTCCAG GTGCTCTGCTGTATGTGGGTCTGACTCTGGTCCTCTTGCTCATCACATTATCAGTAGCTTTGctgattttctgcaggaaaagaGCCAGGAAACCCAAAG AACCTCCTCTGGAAACTGAGTACTCTAATGTCACAAAG GCCAACCGAGTGTATGAGGAgatcagagaggacagacagagcaCATCTCCTCCTGTAGAAGTGTCTACAGTTTACACTTACGCCAAATACACCAAACCAGATGGAGTGGAAACCACAGAGGAGTACAGCTTAGTCACTGCACCCACTTCTCAGAAGAAA ACTGAAGACGACCGGAGTGACCTCACCTACTCTGAGCTGGATCTTCCCAACGGTACAGCTGCCTCGCTGCACAGCGCCCCCTGTGGTGACGCAGATAACGTGGTCTACTCTGTTCCTCGGGTAGAAGCCAGCTCGGCCGGCAGCCACGCCCAAGACGCTTCCCCTCCTCTGTACTCTACTGTTActttacatcagctgtag
- the LOC120558793 gene encoding uncharacterized protein LOC120558793 isoform X2: MNVCQSLICFFFLTLQDGNIGLINAQIIESTGTEGGDITVGCSFTLPGRRSIFFLYVSIRNLTPSDSGRYRCGLIRFFPFSSSYLEIEIRVTDAPTSPLRPSSPSVPSASTLMTSQSLSSTPSSASTLMTSQSLSSTPSSASPEAREQPRQKHTAPAAPAAPGALLYVGLTLVLLLITLSVALLIFCRKRARKPKEPPLETEYSNVTKANRVYEEIREDRQSTSPPVEVSTVYTYAKYTKPDGVETTEEYSLVTAPTSQKKTEDDRSDLTYSELDLPNGTAASLHSAPCGDADNVVYSVPRVEASSAGSHAQDASPPLYSTVTLHQL; the protein is encoded by the exons ATGAACGTCTGTCAGTCTCTGAtctgcttcttcttcctca CACTGCAGGATGGAAACATTGGTCTCATCAATGCACAAATCATCGAGAGTACAGGAACTGAAGGAGGAGACATCACAGTTGGATGCTCCTTCACTCTCCCTGGAAGGAGGAGTATCTTCT TTCTGTATGTGAGCATCAGAAACCTGACTCCGTCTGACTCAGGACGGTACAGATGTGGTTTGATCAGATTTTTCCCATTCTCATCATCATACTTGGAGATTGAGATCCGAGTTACAGATG CTCCAACCTCTCCTCTCAGACCTTCTTCACCATCAGTCCCATCAGCCTCCacactgatgacatcacagagTTTAAGCTCCACACCTTCATCAGCCTCCacactgatgacatcacagagTTTAAGCTCCACACCTTCATCAGCCTCCCCTGAAGCCAGAGAGCAGCCtcgacagaaacacacagcacCAGCTGCACCTGCAGCTCCAG GTGCTCTGCTGTATGTGGGTCTGACTCTGGTCCTCTTGCTCATCACATTATCAGTAGCTTTGctgattttctgcaggaaaagaGCCAGGAAACCCAAAG AACCTCCTCTGGAAACTGAGTACTCTAATGTCACAAAG GCCAACCGAGTGTATGAGGAgatcagagaggacagacagagcaCATCTCCTCCTGTAGAAGTGTCTACAGTTTACACTTACGCCAAATACACCAAACCAGATGGAGTGGAAACCACAGAGGAGTACAGCTTAGTCACTGCACCCACTTCTCAGAAGAAA ACTGAAGACGACCGGAGTGACCTCACCTACTCTGAGCTGGATCTTCCCAACGGTACAGCTGCCTCGCTGCACAGCGCCCCCTGTGGTGACGCAGATAACGTGGTCTACTCTGTTCCTCGGGTAGAAGCCAGCTCGGCCGGCAGCCACGCCCAAGACGCTTCCCCTCCTCTGTACTCTACTGTTActttacatcagctgtag
- the LOC120558600 gene encoding uncharacterized protein LOC120558600, which produces MKYIHRFSQGLCMRQVDMLQDGISKSSATLSRMAKKLRHICLKSMRKHRKQKGQRIGGVDVLIHIDESKFCHKRKYARGRFGNTWRRKTWVFGMLEIRGNSRRPVLRLVKRRNKATLVPIIKKHIKPQSTVVSDEWRAYSSLSQEGYRHVKVNHSQNYVDPATGLHTQNIERAWQTYKKEINIYENCSPLSTRADSTYQSLDPASRDPDHIYSTLS; this is translated from the exons ATGAAATACATACACAG ATTTTCACAAGGTTTGTGTATGCGGCAAGTGGACATGTTGCAAGATGGGATTTCTAAGAGTAGCGCTACACTCTCAAGGATGGCAAAGAAACTTCGGCACATCTGTCTTAAAAGCATGAGAAAGCATCGGAAGCAAAAAGGGCAGAGAATAGGTGGAGTTGATGTCCTTATCCACATTGATGAAAGCAAATTCTGTCATAAAAGAAAG tatgcCAGAGGACGTTTTGGTAACACATGGAGGAGAAAGACGTGGGTATTTGGGATGTTGGAGATACGGGGCAACTCCAGACGACCCGTCCTTCGTCTAGTGAAGAGGAGGAACAAGGCTACCTTGGTTCCTATTATCAAGAAGCACATAAAACCTCAGAGTACGGTAGTAAGTGATGAGTGGAGAGCATATTCAAGTCTTTCACAGGAAGGCTACAGACACGTGAAGGTCAACCACAGTCAAAATTACGTAGACCCAGCTACAGGtctacacacacagaacattgaGAGGGCATGGCAGACCTACAAGAAGGAG ATTAACATCTATGAGAACTGCTCTCCACTCTCCACCCGTGCAGACTCCACCTACCAGAGTCTGGATCCAGCCTCCAGGGATCCAGACCACATCTACTCTACTCTCTCTTAG
- the LOC120558793 gene encoding uncharacterized protein LOC120558793 isoform X1 yields MNVCQSLICFFFLTLQDGNIGLINAQIIESTGTEGGDITVGCSFTLPGRRSIFCKDQCKDRDILIDTEEYTAQSGRYSIEYKNLLTFSDTVLYVSIRNLTPSDSGRYRCGLIRFFPFSSSYLEIEIRVTDAPTSPLRPSSPSVPSASTLMTSQSLSSTPSSASTLMTSQSLSSTPSSASPEAREQPRQKHTAPAAPAAPGALLYVGLTLVLLLITLSVALLIFCRKRARKPKEPPLETEYSNVTKANRVYEEIREDRQSTSPPVEVSTVYTYAKYTKPDGVETTEEYSLVTAPTSQKKTEDDRSDLTYSELDLPNGTAASLHSAPCGDADNVVYSVPRVEASSAGSHAQDASPPLYSTVTLHQL; encoded by the exons ATGAACGTCTGTCAGTCTCTGAtctgcttcttcttcctca CACTGCAGGATGGAAACATTGGTCTCATCAATGCACAAATCATCGAGAGTACAGGAACTGAAGGAGGAGACATCACAGTTGGATGCTCCTTCACTCTCCCTGGAAGGAGGAGTATCTTCTGTAAGGACCAATGTAAAGATAGAGACATTCTCATTGACACAGAAGAGTACACAGCTCAGAGTGGCAGATACAGCATAGAATATAAAAatcttttaacattttctgacaCAGTTCTGTATGTGAGCATCAGAAACCTGACTCCGTCTGACTCAGGACGGTACAGATGTGGTTTGATCAGATTTTTCCCATTCTCATCATCATACTTGGAGATTGAGATCCGAGTTACAGATG CTCCAACCTCTCCTCTCAGACCTTCTTCACCATCAGTCCCATCAGCCTCCacactgatgacatcacagagTTTAAGCTCCACACCTTCATCAGCCTCCacactgatgacatcacagagTTTAAGCTCCACACCTTCATCAGCCTCCCCTGAAGCCAGAGAGCAGCCtcgacagaaacacacagcacCAGCTGCACCTGCAGCTCCAG GTGCTCTGCTGTATGTGGGTCTGACTCTGGTCCTCTTGCTCATCACATTATCAGTAGCTTTGctgattttctgcaggaaaagaGCCAGGAAACCCAAAG AACCTCCTCTGGAAACTGAGTACTCTAATGTCACAAAG GCCAACCGAGTGTATGAGGAgatcagagaggacagacagagcaCATCTCCTCCTGTAGAAGTGTCTACAGTTTACACTTACGCCAAATACACCAAACCAGATGGAGTGGAAACCACAGAGGAGTACAGCTTAGTCACTGCACCCACTTCTCAGAAGAAA ACTGAAGACGACCGGAGTGACCTCACCTACTCTGAGCTGGATCTTCCCAACGGTACAGCTGCCTCGCTGCACAGCGCCCCCTGTGGTGACGCAGATAACGTGGTCTACTCTGTTCCTCGGGTAGAAGCCAGCTCGGCCGGCAGCCACGCCCAAGACGCTTCCCCTCCTCTGTACTCTACTGTTActttacatcagctgtag